Proteins encoded in a region of the Mercenaria mercenaria strain notata unplaced genomic scaffold, MADL_Memer_1 contig_5081, whole genome shotgun sequence genome:
- the LOC128554498 gene encoding guanylate-binding protein 1-like, producing the protein MPVWVPETTEELLDSSGSPEAETVHTSTGTCGSLRGTGEFDIFSKPRCLVYTDDEGLLTINTGVLNAISQIECPLNVVSICGVYRTGKSYLMNRLAGERAGFPLGDTTQSETKGIWVWCKDHPNHKNEALLLIDTEGLADPEKGDTDHDNRLFCLTLLLSSTMLLNVKGVLDYAWYSFITELTSKVHILTDDDDEQFNASTIKLASPQLIICVRDFYLQNKRNNKEKTADEYLEDNLIISTKKNQEKYNKIKTCIKNYFPGRKCFTIAQPAIGEKLREIEDQSDDQLEQKFLENVQALINYVYNCEPKYICNISKKTVDGTDFASYATTYVMAFRKESAISLEKAYECAADRRNRKVLKVVLDEFKKKLEQTELPTRKQILQTNFLIAYDQGLAKYRNESFPYLQDQLEEEIMTEMQHQFETLMKRLSLKSQEEGKRKLTELYREMRSKHESEYNAENGYERYKNDMVQLEKDFFSQMEGYDKDD; encoded by the exons ATGCCTGTGTGGGTGCCAGAGACAACCGAAGAGTTACTAGACTCAAGTGGGTCCCCAGAAGCCGAAACTGTTCATACCTCGACTGGGACTTGCGGAAGTCTGCGAGG GACTGGTGAATTTGATATATTCTCAAAACCGAGATGTCTGGTGTACACTGACGATGAAGGTTTACTAACCATTAACACAGGCGTGTTGAATGCAATATCTCAGATTGAGTGTCCGCTAAACGTTGTCAGCATTTGTGGCGTTTACAGAACAGGGAAATCTTATTTGATGAACAGATTAGCTGGAGAAAGGGCAG GTTTTCCACTTGGTGATACCACCCAGTCCGAAACCAAAGGAATATGGGTATGGTGCAAGGACCATCCTAATCATAAGAACGAGGCACTTCTTCTCATCGATACGGAAGGCTTAGCGGATCCAGAGAag GGAGACACGGATCATGACAACAGATTGTTCTGTCTTACCCTCCTGTTGAGCAGCACTATGCTTCTGAATGTGAAAGGAGTTCTCGATTATG CCTGGTATAGTTTCATTACAGAACTCACATCAAAAGTCCACATTTTAACTGACGATGATGATGAACAGTTCAATGCAAGCACTATCAAACTTGCGTCCCCACAGTTGATTATTTGTGTTCGGgatttttatcttcaaaataaacGGAACAACAAGGAAAAAACTGCAGATGAGTATCTAGAGGATAACCTTATTATATCAACGAAAAAGAACCAAGAAAAATACAATAAGATCAAAACCTGTATCAAGAACTACTTTCCAGGCAGAAAATGTTTTACGATAGCACAGCCAGCCATAGGAGAAAAACTGCGGGAGATCGAAGATCAAAGCGATGATCAATTAGAGCAGAAATTCCTCGAAAATGTTCAAGCTTTGATTAACTATGTGTATAATTGCGAACCAAAGTATATTTGCAATATAAGCAAGAAGACAGTAGACGGAACGG ACTTCGCGTCTTACGCAACAACCTATGTTATGGCTTTTAGAAAGGAATCAGCTATTAGCCTAGAGAAAGCATATGAATGTGCTGCAGATAGGCGCAACAGAAAGGTTTTAAAGGTGGTACTAGATGAATTCAAAAAGAAGTTAGAACAAACGGAACTTCCAACGCGTAAGCAAATTCTGCAGACTAACTTCCTCATCGCTTATGACCAAGGACTTGCAAAGTACCGCAATGAGTCATTCCCGTATTTGCAAGATCAGTTGGAAGAAGAAATTATG ACAGAGATGCAACATCAATTTGAAACTCTTATGAAAAGGCTTTCTCTAAAGAGTCAAGAAGAAGGGAAGAGAAAACTAACAGAACTTTATCGAGAGATGAGGAGTAAGCACGAAAGTGAGTACAATGCTGAAAACGGATATGAACGCTATAAAAATGACATGGTACAACTGGAAAAGGATTTCTTTTCACAAATGGAAGGCTACGATAAAGATGAT